cttgcagatttccttgtatcacagctgtggtctttCCCTGTggtgtgctttccctgcacgagttctccatagaggagatcctttgggatcgggccattgtccattctcatgacatgaccaagccaatgcagacgtctctgtttcagcagtgtatacgtGGTAGGGATTCCAggtcgttccaggactgtgttgtttgggactttgtcctgccagatgataccgaggatgcgttggaggcagcgcatgtggaaagcattcagcttcttctcctgttgtgagcgaagcgtccatgactcactgcagtacagaagtgtactcaagacgcaagctctgtagacctggatcttggtatgttctgtcagcttcttgttggaccagactctctttgtgagcctggaaaatgtggtagctgctttaccgatgcgtttgtttagctcggtatcaagagaaagagtgtcagagatcattgagccaaggtacacaaagtcatggacaacctccagttcatgtgggGGTAAAGGGGTTTTAAGCCCTCTTTCCCTGCTGAAATTTCCTGATACCCATGCctttttttggcacagctgcaccagcagggggtgTTAGAATAGAGTGGGCTCTCAgaattattaaaaacatatatatatgggttgagcctcattattcgctgaGTTCCAAGCACTcgcgtggatggcaaaaaacgtacTATACCAAAtcgatttaaaaaacaaagtttctttgctctagtgatttaaaaacagccttgctgacctttgtgatgtaagataagagtcattaagaagacaatccatcaattggtcatcctccaagcacttagaaaggcacttcactcagcccctcccatcaccaatgcaaagcgatcacctttctttctagTGGGGATCTAGTGGGGatcatggggaagggaggaacccactggagagagaaggattgtcagccagctgccccccctcctcTTTCATTAAGGAAGCTATTGATAAAGGGCTGTTTAGTTTAttgaactgattttaaagggatgcatttttccccttctccagggatcagcacattccttctcatctgcaggggccattcgtgttgagtcaaatctgtgtataaaaaggctggacctgtataccacttttcataaAAGACCTATGCTGGGTTCAGTAGGAACATTTGATCTTCTCCTGCTAAATGCACCTTAAAAGGTGCCTCCTAACTGTTCATCAGGGCATTCCATATAAAACCCAAAAAAGATACACTATTAAGCTAAActtacttcccccccccattttcttccAATGGAGACTGTCCATTCACACTGAATGTTTGAATGCATGCTTCTACATCTTCAGAAAAGGGTATTTGTGAGCACATATGCACATGTGATGCATATGTGTGTGACCCCCTTCAAATAAAAGCATCTCACCAGCATCTCTAGGGCTATTCTTTCATTGTGTTGTACCCATGTGTGGAATGCCTGCATTTGGCTGCATGTTTCTAAGTGAATGACTGTACCTGAGCTCCTTTTTACAGATCAACTGTCCTGTACCCTGTACACAGATCATGCCTGCACTGAATGGAACATGTGTGAATAACTGTATCCAGAAGCAGAGTAACACTGATAGTACCCAGGTACATGAATGTACTTGGGCAAAGTTTAATGTGTGAACAGTTCAGGTATGTCTTTggtagtttaacccatttttgcccagcctactgGTGTAcatattttatccctgttgcatataagcagcattgggcagaaatggcttaagtaagcTTTTGATAACCTCTGGTGGTTGCTCTGTGTTCCTCGGCAATCACTGATTTGCACAAATATTCTTATGAGTTGTACTAGTTTATCATGATACAGACAAAATATGTTTGCTAGCATAGGAGGGCTAGGTAGGTGATATCTTAGGACACATTCACATGGATGCTTTCTGTTTGTTAGTTCATCAAGGTTATCTTTACTTGGAACACACGTCAACCAATAACATCTGAAGGCAAGTCATGTAGGCTGCATGGAGTTCACCACTGGCACATCTGTTTCTGGGTTGTAGAAGTCATATTTAGCAATGGGCAAACTCTCCTCAGCTCAATCTGGGTATAGGTTGACAACAAcaaggcctgattcttttatgacttgctgctgctctatgctctctttacctttttttttttattctgactgctgatttttatgatatgtgttaatatgtttttatttgttttaaattatgtttttaatctgttgtaagccgccttgagtccctttggggagaaaggcggggtaaaaataaagttgttgttattattagatAATGCTTAGGAAAAAAACATAGGTTGAGGCTTCTAAAATAAATTTGGAATCAACTAGCTTGGAATGTGTTTGCTTATTGCTTAAATGGACATATAAAGAAGACTTCTATGGAGTCTGACCTCTGGCATGCTCTTTGCTGCATGCAAAGCCAGTGCTCTGAAATTGATCAACACCCCTTCCCCAATCACTGAAGCTTACGCCATAATAAAGCTGTAAACctttcaggtgccacaagactcgggtttgtttttgttgcaaCAAAGTCACCCCTCTGGAATCAGCGCCATTGTTTATTTTGAGCATGTGGTGTGTTGCAAGTTTACTTCAAATGCAACCACCAACCTTAAGTCCAGTTCCCTACGGAAGCAGCTTTCTTCTTTAATTACTCACTTCCTTCTACAAAGAGCTTGAAACATATGTTCCCCCTATTACTGAATTCTTGGGGCCACGCATCATGAGGAGATGGGGCATGTGACTGATACGTAAAAAAGAGGATGGTCATCAAGCCTGACCATCTAGGGAGAAAAGAAGAGGAGGCCACATGCGTTGCCTCAGTCGGAAAATTATAAATAGTCATACACTTTTGTCGCCGTTTCCAGAGGAATCTCTCTAAGGTAGGCCGTTGCAGTGCTGGCTCCAGTCTTTGGTGGGCACGGTGCCTTTCATCCTCACCCTGTTTCTCAAAGGTAAGTGGAAAACAGAGGAGAATGAATTCTCAGAGGTCCATCTCATGATGGGCTTGCTAGGGTGACACAAGAAAGAGAAACAGCTATGATGTGCATTGTATTTTATGCTGAGACAAGTGCAGGGCAGATTTCCAGGAGCAATTTAAACACAGTCATGTTGTTATTGTATACAGGTTCCAGGCTTCTTTCCCAAATGTAGCACTTCTGCTGGGGGAATATTGCATTTCCCCTGCACTCAAATGGCATTATTTTGTCAATGGAGACATGTGATTTCCATCTATGCAGCCCAATTAGCATTTCAACTGCAATCCTTCATGCTGTATAGATTCAGAATATGATTGCATGTCTCAGGCATGTGTGGGACATGGGTATGCCTTTTACATCTacttgtgatgtcacttgtgaAAAAAATGCCTTATTTCTGATGCCTGAAATGACTGCTTCATGGTAAGGCCAGAAAGTTATATTTGCATGGAAGGATGTGCAGGATCCCTTGGCAGTGAAAAGGAAGCTCGTTCAATTGAAGCTGATGGGGCATGGCCCACTTGGCATGAATAAACACTTCTCATCTGAAGGTATCTAACTGGCATTGGGACAAAGACCTATAGAGAATATAATGactctttctccttcctttgcaGGGCTCTCTGGTGGTCATGTGTGTGGGGACATGTGCTCGGATCCTAGGCCCTGGTCTCCTTATCTTGGGTTTGCTTTCCGTCATTGCCAACACTCTCCTGCTGTTCCCCAGTTTGGAATGGCATTATCTGAAAGATGGCCAGATCACTAAAAAGGCTGTCCTAATGCCAGGACTGTGGGGAGGAGGCCTCTTGGTAAGTGGATATTTCTTTCACGCATTATTTCAAATTTCTGGATAGGGAAACAGTAAAATCCTGCTCTGTCTTGCACTTTCTAACCAATCAAGCTCTAGGGACAGGAGAGACATACACAAAAAGAATGTGCGGTTGCTGCTTCAGAAAAAAGGTTTAGATCTTCTGTAATTCGTTCTCCAACAAGGGAAGTTGGGATCTATAAACCTCTCAAAAAGAGCCTTGCACAATTCACAGACTTTTGGTCCCCCATGAAGACCAGTGACTGCTAAAGGAAGCAAAGCAGCCATTGTTCATAGGAAATTTCAATATTCCATTTAGATCAGTGTGGTCCAACACATGGCCCACGAGCCACATGGGCCTGTAAGGCTTCTTTTGGTGGCCCTAGAAAAGCCCTGTTGTGCACATCACCTCCTCCTGCTACTGTgtttttcagtctccctgccGTGCCATTCTGGCTTTGGAGATGCATTTTGGGGCAAGTCTGGGTGAAGAGAAGGGTCTCCATGTGtcccagaagaggctgcaggaaacTGGACCCCTTAAAACATAGCGGTTTCGCTATGCCGTGGTAGGGAAAGCTATTGGTGGCTTTTTTCTTGCATTTCTAAACATTTTTAAAGTGGCTCCTTGGGTATTAATGGATttacagtatctgcaggggggtctagaacagaacccctgcagatatggggatcCATCCACACCCTCCCTTTTGGAGGAGTGAGTTGAAGAATATCTTCCTCATTTTCAAAAATATTCTGCGAGATGAAGACCTATGCATGATGACATGTATGAACAATCAAAGGCATATGACAGGGCAAGAAAATAAGCCATGTTATTTGTCAGTACTTATGTTGCAATATTGGAAGAAATCTCTGGGGAAGGTATTGCAATTTTGGAGTTAACTAAATATTGTGTAGTGCTTTTGCAGCCACAGAAATGCAATATTCCCAAAATGGTACTGATACCTTGCCTTGGAGAAGACATGGAGGCTATGGTCTGCAAATCTAAAATAAATCAAACACATGATGCACAATAAATTGATAATGCTGAAAGGACTAAGTGAGAAACGGCTGCTCCACTAAAAAATAAGAGCTCCAATTGCAGAGCACCAGAAAAATGCTCCTCATTTTCTGACTAATttctgtatcccccccccccccctaggtCCTCCCTGCTGCAGTTCAGATCACAACTGTTGGATGGAGACGGAGCTCTTCCTACAGCAGTGGCACTTGCCAAAAGGTAAGGCTCTTTCCATTGACCacaaggttccaggttcaatgaCAGTGTTGAACAGCAGAGTTTTTGACCCATTCTGGGTCAGGCAGAATTCAGAAATTCCATAGCAGGCAGGAAtgccaagcataagaacataagaacagccccactggatcaggccataggcccatctagtccagcttcctgtatctcacagcagcccaccaaatgccccagggagcacaccagacaacaagagacctcatcctggtgccctcccttgcatctggcattccgacataacccatttctaaaatcaggaggttgcgcatacacatcatggcttgtaccccgtaatggattggTGAATACAAACAGTAAAGCAGTTGGTGAATACAAACATACTAACGCTTTTGTGGCTGAATGAgttcaaaacataatttgaaatgtttctctagtctttaagccatggattaaaGCACATTGTTGGATCCAGTCCCAACATAGCACTTTCAGCTGCGGATAGCATCTGAATAGTTTGGACAAATGGCTGTTCACCAACTCCCAAAAGTTCTGGCTCGAACTACAAAATGATCCATAAACTCCCTGCTTTGTTAAACACGTGCGACTCTGCACTATCATCttttgaaagtgtgtgtgtgtgtgtgtgtgtgtgtgtgtcaggatgGTTCACAGGAAGAGCTATTAAACCTTTTCCTGATGTATCATTATcctgatcagtggcgtagctaggtcattgaACACTCAgcacccataaatttttgacaccctccCATAGGACAAAATTGACTGATTGATtaatgtttttcacatttttatgccacccttcctctaaggagctcagggtggtgtgcatggttcctccccttcttttgtcctcacaacaactatgtgaggtaggtgaggctgagataggTAATTGTcacgacatgaaatgaataataaaaatgaccaggaaataaatgcagtgaatatttccccacaagcaatggatgaaagtCGGAGTGAACCCTTTCTCCCCTGCTATTGCTCtcctgcacatagtactcagtgacatattgtccctgcatctggaggttcaatgtaaccatcatggttaataatcactgatagactatagtccaccatgaacatttagaatccactttaaagtCTTCTAAGTCAGTGATCAACAACAGCAAACCTTCCCACCAGCAGTATCACTAGGATTGGTGACACCCAGTCTGGTAATTCATGGTGTCACCCtattagctttatttatttatttattttactatagaacaatACAGGTCATCCAACCAATCAGaagccaacaaaaaaaaattgaccaacttgatgacacacacaaCTAAATAGGACTCTGAGTACATGgtaaagggagctgactcatagtaacatcttattggttccatgctgtgtcataataacacctcgttagctctcagaacactcagactcattggttggttttgagttaaggaacTCCACTTTGTTACGCaagttgttttttatttttctggtttttttggctataacttttgatataacacagatatttcagtgtggtttgtttcattctattctgcattaaattacacattgagcgatatataacatgattgtattttTCCTAAAAACCACTATTTCAACAATTTTTTTCACTAATAGTGTCACCTCCCCACCCGAAGGTGTtaccttattaacaccttattggttccctgctgtgtcataacagctcattggctcttcgacaatcactcattggtccattttgagtttaggaaatctactttttgtcacataagacagttgcatttttgttttctgggttttttcccccataacttttgatagaaagttATTGGCTATGATACATGAAAAGAGGAGGtgaaatagagatatttcactctggtttgtttcactgcatagTGTTCCTAACAACtgtgattttcacaattttggtcactagtggtgtctctctcccacacgcacacacccctgaGGGTGGCATTTGGAATGGCCCACCCCCTGCTAACTACATCACTGATCCTGATGAAATTGTGCCCTCAAAGTTGCTATAAGTCCTGTGCAGGGAGTTCCCATGGGCACAATGGAAGCTTCTCTTACAGGGCTAAAAATACCCTCTCCCCACACCTGATGGTCCCAATCCTAAGCTGAAGCTCCTGACAGTCCACTCCACTGTGTCAAAATGACTGTGTACCCTTCCTCAGGGGTAGTTCCACATTTCAGGAAGCTTTCAGCAAACTGCCTTCCTTGGCCCCTCTCTTACTTGAGTCCTACTCTAAGAAATCTGCTCTCCCATTGCCATACAAAAGCTTTGGACACAGATATGGTCTCAGGGAACAGCAGTGGCCCCTCAGAAGATTCTGCATCCTCAGCTCTCCAATATTTTGACCCCTAACACTGGTCCTTCCAGTCATTGCTCCAGAAACCTGAGGCTAAGAGGTGCAGTTGAAGAGGTGACATATTACTAGAGTTAATTTCTATGCCTCTTTCACCCACAGATGTTTCTCTCCATTGTATTATCAGTACTGGCCTTGCTGGGATCAACTGCTTGCTTTATTTTGTCTGGTGTAGGCGTGACAGAGGGACCCCTCTGTCTATATAACTTCACCAACAATGGGACGAAGGTACAGCAGTGGGGTTATCCATTCCTTGAAACGGACGATCAGGCCTTgatcactgggtaagggaactcaGAGTTCATGGGCCAAATTATACCAAACACAGACCTATTTTGCCCTGATCCTTCAACTGAAAGGAGCTCTAATATAAGAACTGAAGGCTCTTGCTTCATCATTAAAGATTAGAATAAGAGTGGAATAGCAAGCAGGGGGGGTAGTCCACCCTAGATACCAAGACAGAAGAGATGCCACGTGAGGCCCAACCAAGACAATAGTGGAAgaggcagcactggcactggcactaCCAGCCATGGTAGTTGCTATTCTTGCCTCTTCATGTTTGGTGGCTTCTCCATCTGGCTACCAAACCTACTCCTACTCCCCAGAGGCTCAATGAGAGCCttcaggggaggagagggggcagtGACCAGATCGAGAAGGTGTGGCGGTGgcagcctcctcctcttcatgcTAAGCATGGTGGCCTCTTGATCAGGCCACATTgccctctcctccttccccagagGCTTGAGAGAGACTTCAGGCACCTTTTGGAGATcctctagagaggattttcctaCTTCAGGCAAAGGGTTGGACCTTGGAAGcccattccaactctatgattctgtgacttTAAATGTGTAGTAATTATTTGTGCAAGGAAGGTATGGAGGTCTTCAGTTGCAGTAGACTATAACCATTCTGTTAAAATGGCATTGTCCACAGTCTATTAAATCAAGATGTAAATGTATCCATGTGTGTCTGATCTTGAGATGATGTAACCAGAGATGGCTAAATTTGGTATTTTATTGTAATCATAAAAGCAACCAAGGAAAACAATGTATAACACCCAACAAACCCCTTGATCTAGCAACCTTTatctaatatttttaaataataaaaaagaacatcTCGCTGCTGAATTGGCTACCCTACCCCTGCTTTTTGATATCTCCTCTCTGTAAACTTTCTCATTCAAAATCTGTTTCTTTAAGGAAAGACATCTCTGTACGGGCGCAGAATTACTTGCATGAGCCTTCCCTTTGGAAAAGTGTTTGCATCAAGCCACCCAATGTTGTCACGTGGAATGTCTATTTCTTCTTTGCCCTTCTGATCATCAGCATGGTTGAAATGGTCCTGGCTGTCCTCCAGATCATCAATGGCTTTTTTGGATGTGTCTGTGGCTCATGTGAAAAGAAATAGGTAACATATTCAAAAGAAAATCATCATTCCTTTTCTATTGTCCCTCCTCTAATCTTTCAGATAAGTGGTCCCCCATTTTTCCATTCACACTCCAACAGAGGAGAACTGAAGCCAACAGTAGTTTTAGGTGTAATACCAATTGCTAAAATTCCTACCTCCCTTGTCAGCATAGATACCTAACTGGAGGGCAGAAGCTGACCCAACTAGTCATACCACACTCTCTCTTGAAAAAAAGTGTGATATACCGATTGACCTGGAGATGCTCCGTTTTAGCCATGTGACtgcaacaaaaatgaaatatgaaaagTTACATTTGACGTTATGAGCACCCTCCTGCTGTGTTGTGTTGCAGCTGGTGTCAGCCTGACTTGGGCTCCTAGTTTAGAATTGTGAAAAGGGATAGAAGGGCAAGGCTGTGATGCTATGGCTTTGTGAAAATAAGCAGGGTAGCAAGAAACAACCCCCTAGAGAGTTTTAACTCAGTCTACTGTTGTTGGAAAATAATGCatgttctcctggtttggaaaaccATTCAGCTCTCCAAGCAAACAGTACATTTCTGTGAGGGAGAAACAAAGAGTGCATGCTTCTGAATTTCACAGTTAAACCCCAATTAAGAGTTCTGTGAAAACTCGAAAGCTTGTGTATctacagtagttggcaaccttcagtctcgaaagactatggtattgcgctctgaatggtggttctggaacatcgtctagtgtggctgaaaaggccgattcaggagtgacaatcccttccacattgggagcaagtgcagtctgtctctctggctatgggccttgcttctttgcttcagactgttggccaagtgtctcttcaaactgggaaaggccatgctgcatagcctgcctccaagcgggccgcttagaggccagggtttcccacctgttgaggtccactcctaaggccttcagatccctcttgcagatgtccttgtatcgcatcctatggtggagggtaattatggaggcctccaaaaggtaagggaacatttgttccttgcctagggactgcattgcagctgcactggcagtggaaagttggataggattgggccctgagacagctcACAATTGTGCCCATTTCACAGACAGGGAACAGAGAGGCCTAGGGTGACCTAGTGGTGCGATTCAACAATGTGCATTtgatggaatgggggcagggtgaccagatgtcataaccacaagagaggacaaggtaccccaaaatgtaga
This portion of the Tiliqua scincoides isolate rTilSci1 chromosome 3, rTilSci1.hap2, whole genome shotgun sequence genome encodes:
- the TM4SF19 gene encoding transmembrane 4 L6 family member 19, with translation MCVGTCARILGPGLLILGLLSVIANTLLLFPSLEWHYLKDGQITKKAVLMPGLWGGGLLVLPAAVQITTVGWRRSSSYSSGTCQKMFLSIVLSVLALLGSTACFILSGVGVTEGPLCLYNFTNNGTKVQQWGYPFLETDDQALITGKDISVRAQNYLHEPSLWKSVCIKPPNVVTWNVYFFFALLIISMVEMVLAVLQIINGFFGCVCGSCEKK